Proteins encoded by one window of Lacerta agilis isolate rLacAgi1 chromosome 11, rLacAgi1.pri, whole genome shotgun sequence:
- the IL7R gene encoding interleukin-7 receptor subunit alpha, with protein sequence MAVASPGLCAFFFILLPAIAAESGMEDYSGSGTCAESEMDTDFTCVIRMPEFRKNILLCNIMRTGMNLSEANARFTLYGKPPSSCLMESQLQGKCPLKNVELIRPVEVCLSVTTIQQCVECKTLKARDIVKPEAPFDLGIIYEEEADEYFVNFSTPHNGPYLEGKLTHELAYRQQNKHWTSRQTEFLTLKFLAKEFQLGTYEMKVRSKPNGKDFKGTWSEWSSSQFFETAAKNYNSNIIAVAASILCFFVLFAVIALIPILWKNRIKPAVWPTLPNNKKTLDKLCHKLRKNSHVSFFSPESLEYVPIHKVDSIRAKSEHLLLACDSDVPAKMGNGLEQKNLVHINHGWLKLPLAYEGMWPAEMLDKHVGRRLLAPDGDTLINANRYEEGGVGDQDGSSDALLNHASSSTHPATILPGPESNNCLQAYTDVTVPNKEEAYVTMASFFENKGNFQN encoded by the exons GCACCTGTGCAGAAAGTGAAATGGACACCGACTTCACGTGTGTCATTCGAATGCCAGAGTTCAGAAAAAATATCTTACTTTGCAACATCATGAGGACTGGGATGAACCTGAGTGAGGCTAACGCTCGGTTTACTCT GTATGGAAAaccaccctccagctgcttaATGGAGAGCCAGCTGCAAGGCAAATGTCCTTTGAAAAATGTTGAACTCATTAGACCCGTGGAAGTTTGCTTGAGCGTGACGACGATACAGCAATGCGTGGAATGCAAGACCTTGAAAGCAAGAGATATCG TTAAACCCGAAGCACCTTTTGACTTAGGAATTATCTACGAAGAAGAGGCAGATGAGTATTTCGTTAATTTCTCAACTCCACACAATGGACCGTATCTTGAGGGGAAACTAACGCATGAACTAGCGTACCGGCAGCAAAACAAACACTGGACT TCCAGACAGACTGAATTCCTGACGTTAAAATTTCTGGCAAAGGAATTTCAGCTGGGAACATATGAGATGAAAGTCCGGTCCAAGCCCAATGGCAAAGATTTCAAGGGCACGTGGAGTGAATGGAGCTCTTCGCAATTCTTCGAAACTGCAGCAAAAA ATTATAATAGCAACATTATCGCGGTGGCTGCATCCATTTTATGCTTCTTTGTGCTCTTCGCTGTGATTGCTCTAATCCCAATACTTTGGAAAAACAG AATAAAGCCTGCTGTGTGGCCCACCCTCCCTAACAATAAGAAAACTTTGGATAAACTCTGCCACAAACTAAGAAAG AATTCCCACGTAAGCTTCTTCAGTCCTGAGAGTTTGGAATACGTTCCCATCCACAAGGTGGATAGCATTCGGGCCAAGTCAGAACATTTGCTGCTTGCCTGCGATTCTGATGTTCCAGCAAAGATGGGGAATGGGCTGGAACAGAAGAACCTGGTTCATATCAACCATGGGTGGCTGAAACTGCCTCTGGCATATGAAGGAATGTGGCCGGCTGAGATGCTGGATAAGCATGTGGGCAGAAGACTCCTCGCTCCTGATGGTGACACATTAATCAATGCCAACCGATACGAGGAAGGTGGTGTTGGCGACCAAGATGGCAGTAGTGATGCTCTCCTCAACCATGCCAGTTCTTCTACGCATCCCGCCACCATCCTGCCTGGACCTGAGTCCAATAACTGTCTTCAAGCTTACACAGATGTAACAGTTCCAAATAAAGAAGAGGCCTATGTCACAATGGCGAGTTTTTTCGAAAACAAGGGGAATTTTCAAAACTAG
- the CAPSL gene encoding calcyphosin-like protein: MPGTARHDREMAIRAKRDLAKTTDPIERLRLQCLARGSAGIKGLARVFRIMDDDNSRSIDFKEFLKGLNDYAVMIEKDEAEKIFKIFDKDGSGTIDFDEFLITLRPPMSNARKEVIMQAFRKLDRTGDGIVTIEDLRGVYNAKHHPKYQNGEWSEEQVFRLFLDNFDSPYDKDGQVTPEEFMNYYAGVSASIDTDVYFIVMMKNAWKI, translated from the exons ATGCCCGGCACAGCAAGACACGACCGGGAGATGGCAATCCGGGCCAAAAGAGACCTTGCCAAAACTACAGATCCAATCGAGAGACTTCGCCTTCAGTGCCTAGCAAGGGGCTCCGCTGGCATCAAAGGCCTCGCCAG GGTCTTTCGAATCATGGATGATGACAACAGCAGGAGTATCGATTTCAAAGAGTTCTTGAAAGGCCTCAATGATTATGCTGTGATGATTGAAAAAGATGAAGCTGAAAAGATCTTCAAGATCTTTGATAAAGATGGGAGTGGAACAATAGACTTCGATGAATTTCTCATAACATTAAGG cctCCCATGTCTAACGCAAGAAAAGAAGTCATCATGCAAGCCTTTCGAAAGCTAGACAGGACCGGGGATGGGATTGTCACCATTGAAGATTTACGAGGAGTCTACAATGCAAAACACCACCCCAAGTACCAGAATGGGGAATGGTCCGAAGAGCAAGTTTTTAGGCTGTTTCTGGATAACTTCGATTCGCCTTATGATAAAGACGGACAG GTCACACCAGAAGAATTTATGAACTATTACGCAGGTGTCAGTGCTTCAATAGACACAGATGTCTACTTCATTGTGATGATGAAAAACGCTTGGAAAATCTGA